In Propionicimonas paludicola, a single window of DNA contains:
- a CDS encoding helix-turn-helix transcriptional regulator: MTSADQVSRLLALVPYLQHHPDAELEATAEVFGVSSRQLIADLNVLWYCGLPGGGPGDLIEIDMDAVTDSGRIRLSNADYLDRPMRFTPDEALSLVVALRTVRELAPASAAPGIDSALAKLEQATGTVAVTTKVAVASGSAELRDLLAQAISESVLVKLEYTDAGQELSTPVVAPVRLIVRDGFGYLQAWSLDRQAWRTYRLDRISSAEPTAQPAPALPEPPEFGPGWLEQRPEAAEVTLRLRTEAAWVAEYYPIRHVRRGEDWLEVDLLVADPGWLRSLLLRLGRAVLSIQPEQAGDAAAEAAAEALGAYQAG, from the coding sequence ATGACCTCTGCGGATCAGGTGTCCCGACTGCTGGCCCTGGTGCCCTACCTGCAGCATCATCCGGACGCCGAGCTCGAAGCCACTGCCGAGGTGTTCGGGGTGAGTAGCCGACAGCTGATCGCCGACCTGAACGTGCTGTGGTACTGCGGCCTGCCCGGTGGCGGCCCCGGCGATCTGATCGAGATCGACATGGATGCCGTGACCGACTCCGGCCGGATCCGGCTGTCCAATGCCGACTACCTGGATCGTCCGATGCGGTTCACCCCGGACGAGGCGCTGAGCCTGGTGGTCGCGTTGCGGACCGTCCGGGAGCTGGCCCCGGCCAGCGCGGCGCCCGGCATCGACTCAGCGTTGGCCAAGCTGGAACAGGCGACCGGCACTGTGGCCGTGACCACCAAGGTGGCAGTGGCCAGTGGCTCGGCGGAGTTGCGGGATCTGTTGGCGCAGGCCATCAGCGAGTCGGTGCTGGTGAAGCTGGAGTACACCGACGCCGGCCAGGAGTTGTCGACCCCGGTGGTGGCACCGGTGCGGCTGATCGTCCGCGACGGCTTCGGCTACCTGCAGGCATGGAGCCTGGACCGCCAGGCCTGGCGCACCTACCGACTGGACCGGATCTCGTCGGCCGAGCCGACCGCACAGCCGGCTCCGGCGCTCCCGGAGCCGCCGGAGTTCGGCCCGGGCTGGCTCGAGCAGCGTCCGGAGGCGGCCGAGGTGACCTTGCGGCTGCGTACCGAGGCGGCCTGGGTTGCCGAGTACTACCCGATCCGGCACGTCCGGCGCGGCGAGGACTGGCTGGAAGTGGATCTGCTGGTTGCCGACCCCGGTTGGCTGCGGTCACTGCTGTTGCGGCTGGGCCGGGCGGTGCTCTCGATCCAGCCCGAGCAGGCCGGTGATGCGGCTGCGGAGGCCGCCGCCGAAGCTCTCGGGGCTTATCAGGCAGGGTAG
- a CDS encoding segregation and condensation protein A, producing MTELAAAEQRSEFTLTLTNFSGPFDLLLQLIAKHKLDVTEVALSKVTDEFIAHIKAAQAISGPSAWDLDQSSSFIVVAATLLDLKAARLLPSGEIDDPEDLAILEARDLLFARLLQYRAFKMVAGWLSQTLADQARRLPRPGGLEEQFASLLPEVELDGFIDLIAVYAGRAMTPVEPVQVSLSHLHQPLVSVREQASLIVDRLRSRTRLTFRDLTADADDRLVVVARFLALLELFRERAISFEQLTPLGELTIRWLGNEVAAENLGAEFDAETSPETPADKEDDQ from the coding sequence GTGACCGAACTGGCCGCTGCCGAGCAGCGCAGCGAGTTCACCCTCACCCTGACCAACTTCTCCGGCCCCTTCGACCTGCTGCTGCAGCTGATCGCCAAGCACAAGCTGGACGTCACCGAGGTGGCACTGTCGAAGGTCACCGACGAGTTCATCGCGCACATCAAGGCTGCCCAGGCGATCAGCGGACCGAGTGCCTGGGATCTGGATCAGTCCAGTTCGTTCATCGTGGTGGCAGCCACTCTGCTCGACCTGAAAGCGGCCCGGCTGCTGCCCTCGGGTGAGATCGACGATCCGGAAGACTTGGCCATCCTCGAGGCCCGGGACCTGCTGTTCGCCCGGCTGCTGCAGTACCGGGCGTTCAAGATGGTGGCGGGCTGGCTGTCCCAAACCCTGGCCGACCAGGCCCGGCGGCTGCCGCGTCCCGGTGGCCTGGAGGAACAGTTCGCCAGTCTGCTCCCCGAGGTGGAGTTGGACGGCTTCATCGACCTGATCGCTGTCTACGCCGGACGGGCCATGACCCCGGTCGAGCCGGTCCAGGTGTCGCTGTCGCACCTACATCAGCCGCTGGTCAGCGTGCGCGAGCAGGCCAGCCTGATCGTGGATCGGCTGCGCAGCCGGACCCGGCTCACCTTCCGCGACCTGACCGCCGATGCCGACGACCGGCTGGTGGTGGTGGCCCGATTCCTGGCCCTGCTGGAGCTGTTCCGGGAGCGCGCGATCAGCTTCGAGCAGCTCACCCCGCTGGGTGAGCTCACCATCCGCTGGCTGGGCAACGAGGTGGCCGCCGAGAACCTCGGCGCCGAGTTCGACGCAGAGACTTCGCCGGAAACCCCGGCTGACAAGGAGGACGACCAATGA
- a CDS encoding ParA family protein translates to MGPTGRIVPDLPEPSVPDPDQPKRGLIIAMCNQKGGVGKTTTTINLGAALAETGRKVLLVDFDPQGSLSVGLGVNPHTLETSIYDLLLNRNTKVEDVIFHTVVDGLDMLPSNIDLSAAEVQLVSEVAREQTLRRVLAKIRHEYDLILIDCAPSLGLLTVNALTAADKVIMPLELEFFALRGIALLTDTIAKVQDRLNPELEVLGILGTMYDARTLHSREVLERVVSAFGDQVFHSVIRRTIKFPETTVAGEPITTYASNSHGADAYRMLAREVLAKCPGV, encoded by the coding sequence ATGGGTCCCACCGGGCGGATCGTGCCCGACCTTCCCGAGCCGTCGGTTCCGGACCCGGACCAGCCCAAGCGGGGGCTGATCATCGCGATGTGCAACCAGAAGGGTGGGGTCGGCAAGACCACCACCACCATCAACCTGGGTGCTGCGCTGGCCGAGACCGGACGCAAGGTGTTGCTGGTCGACTTCGACCCGCAGGGCTCGCTGTCGGTGGGCCTGGGGGTCAACCCGCACACGCTGGAGACCAGCATCTACGATCTGCTGCTCAACCGGAACACCAAGGTCGAGGACGTGATCTTCCACACCGTGGTGGACGGGCTGGACATGCTGCCCTCGAACATCGACCTGTCGGCGGCCGAGGTGCAGCTGGTCTCCGAGGTGGCCCGAGAGCAGACCCTGCGTCGGGTGCTGGCCAAGATCCGCCACGAGTACGACCTGATCCTGATCGACTGCGCACCGTCGCTGGGCCTGCTCACCGTGAACGCCCTGACCGCAGCCGACAAGGTGATCATGCCGCTGGAGCTGGAGTTCTTCGCGCTGCGCGGGATCGCCCTGCTCACCGACACCATCGCCAAGGTCCAGGACCGGCTCAACCCCGAACTCGAAGTGCTCGGCATTCTCGGCACCATGTACGACGCCCGCACCCTGCACAGCCGCGAGGTGCTGGAGCGGGTGGTGTCCGCCTTCGGTGACCAGGTCTTCCATTCGGTGATCCGGCGGACCATCAAGTTCCCGGAGACCACGGTGGCCGGTGAGCCGATCACCACCTATGCGTCCAACTCGCACGGCGCGGACGCCTACCGAATGCTGGCACGAGAGGTCTTGGCCAAGTGCCCAGGCGTGTAG
- a CDS encoding helix-turn-helix transcriptional regulator — MNLAICLLLARRFVEKSQIREVVEGYHDLSDAAFERTFERDKDELRAMGVPVETGSNSALFPDEIGYRIRRKDFELPPIGFTQTETAALGLAATVWESATQAEQAVSALAKLRAGGVDPDPERLAGLAPSIGAREPAFAPIWAAVAERVAVRFSYKGQPRRVQPWAMAYRRGSWYLVALDLDKGERRTFKVSRIDAEVVRLGKPGSYQVPAEVEMDAVLAGLEPGPADAEAILAIRDGRGADLRRRARPVDAEGVPCGFSAFAVSYSRTGDFVGEVCAHGADVVVLGPPGIRRSVIAQLKAVAGGRK; from the coding sequence ATGAACCTGGCGATCTGTCTCCTGCTTGCGCGTCGGTTCGTCGAGAAGAGTCAGATTCGCGAGGTGGTCGAGGGCTACCACGATCTCAGTGACGCGGCCTTCGAGCGCACCTTCGAGCGGGACAAGGACGAGCTGCGGGCCATGGGGGTTCCGGTGGAGACCGGCAGCAACTCCGCGCTGTTCCCCGATGAGATCGGCTACCGGATCCGGCGCAAGGACTTCGAACTGCCGCCGATCGGGTTCACCCAGACCGAGACGGCCGCACTCGGCCTGGCGGCCACCGTCTGGGAGTCGGCCACCCAGGCCGAGCAGGCGGTCTCGGCGCTGGCCAAACTGCGGGCCGGCGGAGTCGATCCCGATCCGGAGCGGCTGGCCGGACTGGCCCCGTCCATCGGAGCGCGAGAGCCGGCTTTCGCGCCGATCTGGGCCGCGGTTGCCGAGCGGGTGGCGGTGCGCTTCTCCTACAAGGGCCAGCCACGTCGGGTCCAGCCGTGGGCCATGGCCTATCGGCGGGGCTCCTGGTACTTGGTGGCACTCGACCTGGACAAGGGCGAACGGCGTACTTTCAAGGTCTCTCGGATCGATGCCGAGGTGGTCCGGCTGGGCAAGCCGGGCAGCTATCAGGTGCCGGCCGAAGTCGAGATGGACGCCGTGCTGGCCGGCCTGGAGCCCGGCCCGGCCGACGCTGAGGCGATCCTGGCCATCCGGGACGGACGTGGCGCCGACCTGCGCCGGCGAGCCCGTCCGGTGGATGCCGAGGGGGTGCCGTGCGGGTTCAGCGCCTTCGCGGTCAGCTACTCCCGGACCGGCGACTTCGTGGGCGAGGTCTGTGCCCACGGCGCGGACGTGGTTGTCCTCGGTCCGCCCGGCATCCGGCGCTCGGTGATCGCCCAACTCAAGGCCGTGGCGGGAGGACGGAAATGA
- the gluQRS gene encoding tRNA glutamyl-Q(34) synthetase GluQRS: MAGRFAPSPTSALHLGNLRTAVVAWLMAVGTGREFRLRIEDLDTTRVRAASSVAEQQLADLAAIGISFDGAVVWQSQRLDAYADALAELDTYPCYCTRAEIAEAASAPHGDGYRPYPGTCLRLSAQRRAELAATRPPALRVRANSAISTVHDQWAGEVTGVVDDFVVVRNDGVPAYNLAVVVDDLAMDIDQVVRGDDLLSSSPRQAWLARQLGGIAPDYAHVPLAVNSDGRRLAKRDGAVTLADLAAIGVDPAQSLSRIAVSLELAEPDEPVSLPKLLSRFDPSALPRTPWVVA, encoded by the coding sequence ATGGCCGGACGGTTCGCGCCGAGCCCCACCTCTGCGCTCCACCTGGGCAACCTGCGCACAGCAGTGGTGGCCTGGCTGATGGCGGTCGGCACCGGGCGCGAGTTCCGGCTCCGGATCGAGGATCTGGACACCACCCGGGTCCGGGCCGCCAGCAGTGTGGCCGAGCAGCAGCTGGCCGACCTGGCCGCGATCGGAATCAGCTTCGACGGAGCGGTGGTGTGGCAGTCACAGCGCCTGGACGCCTATGCCGACGCGCTGGCCGAGCTGGACACCTATCCCTGCTACTGCACCCGGGCCGAGATCGCCGAGGCTGCGTCGGCTCCCCACGGTGACGGCTACCGGCCCTACCCGGGCACCTGCCTGCGGCTGAGCGCGCAGCGCCGGGCCGAGCTGGCCGCCACCCGTCCGCCGGCGCTGCGAGTGCGGGCGAACTCGGCGATCAGCACCGTCCACGATCAGTGGGCCGGTGAGGTCACCGGGGTGGTCGACGACTTCGTAGTGGTCCGCAATGACGGCGTGCCCGCCTACAACCTGGCTGTGGTGGTGGACGACCTGGCCATGGACATCGACCAAGTCGTCCGCGGGGACGACCTGCTGTCGTCATCGCCGCGGCAAGCCTGGCTGGCCCGGCAACTGGGCGGGATCGCTCCCGACTACGCCCACGTGCCACTGGCCGTGAACTCCGACGGTCGGCGGCTGGCCAAGCGGGACGGGGCGGTCACTCTGGCCGACCTGGCCGCCATCGGCGTGGATCCGGCTCAGTCGTTGAGCCGGATCGCGGTCTCGCTGGAACTGGCAGAACCGGACGAACCGGTCAGCCTGCCGAAGCTGCTGAGCCGGTTCGATCCGTCCGCGTTACCCAGGACGCCCTGGGTGGTTGCCTGA
- a CDS encoding FKBP-type peptidyl-prolyl cis-trans isomerase yields MQLRHLIPAAVAVLSLTACGGPASTPTPVPATPSTTPSASTSATPTASATPTPTVPVSDSLKAIKVTGAPLSQPKVDFKAPFAIDKTRVEVLKAGTGLKASANGFVTVHYYGVDGRTGKLFDESYSRKSPITFPLDQVIAGFKLGLTDQREGSRVLIAMPGKDGYDATGGRADAGIAVGDTLIFVVDVISVSVNQPSGKVVPAPSGAPSVTGGAADKPVVTIPSGAAPSAMLAANLIDGTGATVAKDDVIRVRYVGYSWKTGKLIDDQFATPSDGKLSSTIPGWQSGLVGKKVGSRVLLVLPPNSGYPQGSNNPPVEAGDTVVYVVDLLFAYAQPKA; encoded by the coding sequence GTGCAGCTTCGCCATTTGATCCCCGCCGCCGTCGCCGTGTTGAGCTTGACGGCCTGCGGAGGCCCCGCGTCCACTCCGACCCCGGTCCCGGCAACGCCGTCGACGACCCCGTCGGCCAGTACTTCGGCAACCCCGACCGCATCGGCCACTCCAACCCCGACGGTTCCGGTGTCGGATTCGCTGAAGGCCATCAAGGTGACCGGCGCACCGCTGAGCCAGCCCAAGGTCGACTTCAAGGCTCCGTTCGCCATCGACAAGACCCGGGTCGAGGTGCTCAAGGCCGGCACCGGACTGAAGGCGTCGGCCAACGGCTTCGTCACCGTGCACTACTACGGCGTGGACGGACGCACCGGCAAGCTGTTCGACGAGTCCTACAGCCGCAAGTCGCCCATCACCTTCCCGCTGGATCAGGTGATCGCCGGCTTCAAGCTCGGTCTGACTGATCAGCGCGAAGGCAGCCGGGTGTTGATCGCCATGCCGGGCAAGGACGGCTATGACGCCACCGGCGGTCGGGCGGACGCGGGAATCGCGGTCGGTGACACGCTGATCTTCGTGGTCGACGTCATCTCGGTGTCGGTGAACCAGCCCAGTGGCAAGGTGGTTCCGGCTCCGTCCGGCGCGCCGAGCGTCACTGGTGGCGCCGCCGACAAGCCGGTGGTGACCATTCCCAGCGGTGCGGCCCCGTCCGCGATGCTGGCGGCCAACCTGATCGACGGCACCGGGGCTACCGTGGCCAAGGACGACGTGATCCGGGTGCGCTACGTGGGCTACTCCTGGAAGACCGGCAAGCTGATCGACGATCAGTTCGCCACTCCCAGCGACGGCAAGCTCTCCAGCACTATTCCGGGCTGGCAGTCCGGCCTGGTCGGCAAGAAGGTCGGCTCCCGGGTGCTGCTGGTGCTCCCGCCGAACTCCGGCTACCCGCAGGGCAGCAACAACCCGCCGGTGGAAGCCGGCGACACGGTGGTCTACGTGGTGGATCTGCTGTTCGCCTACGCCCAGCCGAAGGCCTGA
- a CDS encoding diacylglycerol/lipid kinase family protein: MSLHYNGATFTLVVNPAAGRGRARRLLPKITSALVAGLPEVNLRVVQTSTWAEARLRCIAAVEQARPPQPGRPRDSLLVMGGDGMMHLGLNAAAGTQVPIGLLPAGSGNDFCRGVGVPTSPAGAVRAIIDGKLRRIDLMSATGNLVDGAEQRWVGSIVSTGFDGRVNYRTNRASFTLGGLVYGWAALAELHRFEPLSYRLVIDGVPREQTAMLIAVGNAGWFGGGMQGCPKADVTDGLLDLTVVNPVSRTTLLRLLPSMYTGKFIKDPAVELLRAREVVVDGDGLYAMADGEELGDVPVTLRAVSDMLSVYSPVGQ; the protein is encoded by the coding sequence ATGTCGTTGCACTACAACGGCGCCACCTTCACCCTCGTGGTGAACCCGGCGGCCGGCCGGGGCCGGGCCCGGCGACTGCTGCCCAAGATCACCAGCGCGCTGGTGGCCGGCCTGCCCGAGGTGAACCTCCGGGTCGTGCAGACCTCGACCTGGGCCGAAGCCAGGCTGCGCTGCATCGCGGCCGTCGAACAGGCACGTCCGCCTCAGCCGGGACGTCCGCGGGACTCGCTGCTGGTGATGGGCGGGGACGGAATGATGCACCTCGGCCTGAACGCCGCGGCCGGCACTCAGGTGCCGATCGGCCTGCTTCCGGCCGGCAGCGGCAACGACTTCTGCCGCGGTGTCGGCGTCCCAACCTCCCCGGCGGGCGCGGTGCGCGCCATCATCGACGGCAAGCTGCGCCGGATCGACCTGATGTCGGCCACAGGCAACCTCGTCGACGGCGCTGAGCAGCGCTGGGTGGGCTCGATCGTCTCCACCGGCTTCGACGGACGGGTGAACTACCGCACCAACCGGGCCAGCTTCACCCTGGGCGGCCTGGTCTACGGCTGGGCGGCGCTGGCCGAACTGCACCGCTTCGAGCCGCTGTCGTATCGGCTGGTCATCGACGGAGTGCCACGCGAGCAGACCGCCATGCTGATCGCCGTGGGCAATGCCGGCTGGTTCGGCGGCGGCATGCAGGGCTGTCCGAAGGCGGACGTCACCGACGGGCTGCTCGACTTGACCGTGGTGAATCCGGTCAGCCGAACCACTCTGCTTCGACTGCTGCCCTCGATGTACACCGGGAAGTTCATCAAGGACCCGGCCGTGGAACTGCTCCGCGCGCGGGAGGTGGTCGTCGACGGCGACGGCCTGTACGCGATGGCCGACGGCGAGGAGCTCGGTGACGTACCAGTCACCCTGCGCGCGGTCAGCGACATGCTCAGTGTCTACAGTCCGGTGGGCCAGTGA
- a CDS encoding pseudouridine synthase → MSETEGIRLQKVLSQAGVASRRAAEDLIFRGRVEVNGEVVAEQGRRVDPTTDVIRVDGVRVPPQREAHYLVLNKPRGVLSAMEDPHGRRTLTEFVPDGIRLFHVGRLDAETEGLLLLTNDGDFAQRMTHPSYEVPKTYLAEVAGLITPATLKRLQKGIVLDDGPIQADRAQLVQRAEDRSLVKVELHSGRNRIVRRMFDAVGHPVRQLSRVAIGPVRLGELRSGQVRELTRDELGALLDLVGL, encoded by the coding sequence ATGAGTGAAACCGAAGGTATCCGGCTGCAGAAGGTCTTGTCGCAGGCGGGAGTCGCCTCCCGGCGGGCCGCAGAGGACTTGATCTTCCGGGGCCGGGTCGAGGTGAATGGCGAAGTGGTGGCCGAGCAGGGCCGCCGGGTCGACCCGACCACCGACGTGATTCGGGTGGACGGGGTACGAGTGCCGCCGCAGCGGGAAGCCCACTATCTGGTGCTGAACAAGCCGCGCGGCGTGCTGTCGGCCATGGAGGATCCGCACGGACGCCGCACGCTGACCGAGTTCGTCCCCGACGGCATCCGGCTTTTCCACGTCGGACGGCTGGACGCAGAGACCGAGGGACTGCTGCTGCTGACCAATGACGGTGACTTCGCCCAGCGGATGACCCATCCGTCCTATGAAGTGCCCAAGACCTATCTGGCCGAGGTGGCCGGCCTGATCACTCCGGCCACTCTGAAGCGCCTGCAGAAGGGGATCGTCCTGGACGACGGTCCGATCCAGGCCGACCGGGCTCAGCTCGTCCAGCGCGCCGAGGATCGCAGCCTGGTCAAGGTCGAACTCCACTCGGGGCGCAACCGGATCGTCCGCCGGATGTTCGACGCGGTCGGACACCCGGTTCGCCAGCTCTCCCGAGTGGCGATCGGGCCGGTCCGGCTAGGGGAGTTGCGTTCAGGTCAGGTGCGTGAGCTGACCAGAGACGAACTGGGCGCTCTGCTGGACCTGGTGGGCCTGTAG
- the tatC gene encoding twin-arginine translocase subunit TatC, whose amino-acid sequence MSGKRRRLAWLRPPQAQPGGVMSLADHLRELRYRLVIASVSIVLAACLAAIWFNQLYLLLMQPYLRAVDILKENAPNLNPTTVISGVTAPFILVMQVSLIAGLVASSPIWLYQLWAFIAPALVAKEKRYALAFLGAAIPLFLLGVVIGYLIMPQGIWVMLSFTPATVPVTNLLAVDDFLKLTMQLMVIFGLGFLMPVVVVGANLIGVVSAEQLAKARTYVIFATFVFGAVATPSTDPFSMLALALPMVVLYLIAELICRIHDRRKAKETAEAN is encoded by the coding sequence GTGAGCGGCAAGCGGCGACGGCTGGCCTGGCTGCGTCCGCCGCAGGCCCAGCCCGGCGGAGTGATGTCGCTGGCCGATCACCTGCGCGAGCTTCGCTACCGCCTGGTGATTGCCTCGGTGTCCATCGTGCTGGCCGCCTGTCTGGCCGCGATCTGGTTCAACCAGCTCTACCTGCTACTGATGCAGCCCTATCTGCGCGCGGTCGACATCCTCAAGGAGAACGCGCCGAACCTGAACCCGACAACGGTGATCAGTGGCGTCACGGCACCGTTCATCCTGGTGATGCAGGTGAGCCTGATCGCCGGCTTGGTCGCGTCCAGCCCGATCTGGCTGTACCAGCTCTGGGCCTTCATCGCGCCCGCGCTGGTGGCTAAGGAGAAGCGCTATGCGCTGGCCTTCCTGGGCGCGGCGATCCCGCTGTTCCTGCTGGGCGTGGTGATCGGCTACCTGATCATGCCGCAGGGGATCTGGGTGATGCTCTCCTTCACCCCGGCGACCGTCCCGGTGACCAACCTGCTGGCCGTCGACGACTTCTTGAAGCTGACCATGCAGTTGATGGTGATCTTCGGACTCGGCTTCCTGATGCCTGTGGTGGTGGTCGGCGCGAACCTGATCGGAGTGGTCAGTGCTGAGCAGCTGGCCAAGGCCCGGACGTATGTGATCTTCGCCACCTTCGTCTTCGGTGCGGTGGCGACGCCGTCGACCGATCCCTTCTCGATGCTTGCCCTGGCCCTGCCAATGGTGGTTCTGTATCTCATCGCCGAGCTGATCTGCCGGATCCATGACCGCCGCAAGGCGAAAGAGACTGCTGAGGCCAACTGA
- the scpB gene encoding SMC-Scp complex subunit ScpB, whose product MTAGMSAAVEALLLLATEPMPALELAEALQVPVDEVEECLAELAAFYDSTGRGFELRQVGRGWRYYTRPEHAELIGRWLLEGQRGTLSQAALETLAVVAYLQPISRGRISAIRGVNVDGVLRTLTTRDLIEEAGRDPETGARLFGTTSYFLERIGLTELSQLPPLAPHLPDASSLEAELSELAASAPVESEGGSDE is encoded by the coding sequence ATGACCGCAGGCATGTCGGCGGCCGTGGAGGCCCTGCTGCTGCTGGCCACCGAGCCGATGCCGGCCCTGGAGTTGGCCGAGGCGCTGCAAGTGCCGGTGGACGAGGTCGAGGAGTGCTTGGCCGAGCTGGCCGCCTTCTACGACAGCACCGGACGCGGCTTCGAGCTTCGTCAGGTCGGACGTGGCTGGCGCTACTACACCCGTCCCGAGCATGCCGAGCTGATCGGCCGCTGGCTGCTCGAGGGTCAGCGTGGCACGCTGAGCCAGGCCGCCCTGGAGACCCTGGCCGTGGTGGCCTACCTGCAGCCGATCTCACGGGGACGGATCTCGGCCATCCGCGGAGTAAACGTGGACGGGGTGCTGCGTACCCTGACCACCCGCGACCTGATCGAGGAGGCCGGGCGCGACCCCGAAACCGGAGCGCGGCTGTTCGGCACCACGAGTTACTTCCTGGAACGGATCGGCCTGACCGAGCTGTCCCAGTTGCCTCCGCTGGCCCCGCATCTTCCCGATGCGAGCAGCCTGGAGGCCGAGTTGAGCGAGCTGGCCGCGTCCGCGCCGGTGGAATCCGAAGGGGGATCCGATGAGTGA